GCTGGATTTGGGGGCAGGCGAACTGAAGTTTAATACCTCTACCGTTAGAACTTCTAAACGGAATACGGTGCCTGAGGTGTACACCAAAGCCATCTTCCCTGATTTGCTGACCGCCATCAATAACCTGCCTACCACAGCACGTGTTACCGGCGGACTGACCAAAAACGTGGCTCGCTTAATTTTAGCCAAAGCTTATTTAACCTACGGCTGGTGGTTGCAAAATCCAAACAATATCCCAACTTATCCTGATGCGCCACGTACTGACCCGGGAGGACATGATGCTACTTATTACTTCAATCAGGCTTATACCGTAGCGGCTGCCGGTATTGAGGCGCCAAGTCCGTACGGCTTACAACCAACATTTTATGATGTAAATGTGGCCACGAACGACCGTAATAACGAAGTAATGTTGTATGCCGATCATACCCAATCAAGCAGCCAGTACAATGGTGGCGATTTGAGCTATAGTAGCGGTGGTTTTAGTACCGATAACTTTGCCTCATGGTTCCAACAGTGGAATTACACCATTATCACCAGCAGTAAAACCAACACCAGCTGGAGCGCCTATAACTCGGTGCAACGTGCGGCTGTACAGTCATTAGGTCGCCCGTGGACGTTGCTGGCGCCGCCTCAGGCTGTGTTTAAAGTTGCTTTTGCCGATAAGGTAAATGACTCACGTTACGATGGCACCTTTGTTACCAAGTATCACTGTAACATGAAAGAGGCCGGCTACGCGGGCAGCACGCTTTACAACGCTAATTTCCTGCCAATAGGCGAGGGGGATGTGGTGCTCAGCTTCCTGGATAATGATGTAACCGGTGTAGATTATTCTAACTCGACCTATAAAAGTTCGGTAGGTGCCGGTGTTTTGCCCGGAAGAGCAGACTTTGTGATTGAGCCAAGCAAGATCAGCAGGATTGCCTATCCGGCCAATTTTAAACTGGGCCCTTACCGTACAGATAACAACGGTGGCTTAGGTTCTCCAAATGGCAGCAGTACCCGTCCGTTCCCTGCTGTTAAGTTCTCTGAGTTCTTCTTTATTGCGGCAGAGGCTGCGGTTAAAGGCGCAACCACCAGAGCCATCAGCGGTACCTATAGTAATGACGGTACTGCACGCGGTTTAATTAACGTGCTGCGTGCCCGTGCAGGCAAATGGCGCTTTGATAATGGTAACCAGGTAACCAAAGTGCAGGATAACAGCGCGGCCATGACGGCCGCCACACCAGCGGTTATTGATATCAACTACATCCTGGCAGAAAGAACCCGCGAATATTTTGGCGAAGGCTACCGCTGGTTTGACCTGGTACGCACCCAAAAATGGACCGAGTTGAGCAGCACCTTACAAATTGCGGGTGCAACCAATCCTAATGATTTTAACGATCATTCAGTTGGTACGTTTACCCGTACCATTGTGCCAACAAACTATTTAAGACCAATCCCGCAATCGCAGATTGACGCGTTGGATATGAGCGCAGCAGATAAGGCCGCTTATCAAAATCCTGGATATTAATATCGGGGCATATATTTGGGGCATATATGTTAAAGGGAGATGCATGCATCTCCCTTTTTTGTGGGCTTTTGTTCGGTAAGTAGTATCTGAGTTGATTTAAAGCGATCTTCCTGAACGATGGACAGGTCGCCCCGCTGGGGCTTGTTCTCGGTAGGGGCTTTATACTACAAACAGGCCGTCCCTATGGGACTTTTCTTTGAAATGTGATAATAATAGCTCCGGAGGAGCGACCTGTTTGTAGGTGTGTTGGTCTCTTTTTCCTCAGCCCCATCGGGGCGACCTGTTATTTTTTTCCCGAACGCTTTTTGAATAACTGTTAACGGCTGTGCTTACTCAACAAATTCGCCGTCCTTAACTTTCAGGCTGATAGCATCGCTTTTAAGTCCATCAGAAACCACGGATACTTTTGTTTTAGCAGTTTGTCCAGGCTTAGCTTTCAGCACAATCAAGCCCCAACCGTTAAACGTGTTACGCTTAGTTGCCGCAAACGAGGTCATGTCTGTTGCATCACCGTTGTCCGTAGCAATTATTTCCGCGTCGCCGGTTAATGAAACAGAGAACGGGATATTAGCCGTTGGCACTACCATGCCTGATTGATCGGTAACGCATACTTTTATAAATGCCAATTTTTTGTTCGGTTCGTCTGAACCTGTGCTGTCAATCATCAATTTTAGTTTAAACATTGGTCCGGCAGTGGCCAGGCTGTCAGTTGCCCACGGTTTGCCGTTTTTGTAAGTCACTACCTTTATTTTTCCGGGCTGATAGCTCACGCTGTCCCAGCGCAGGCGGTATTCATTTTTGCCTAATCTTTTGCGGCCCTGAGAAATGTTGTTGACAAACAGCTCGCCCTCATCGCCCGAAGTAAATACGTGGACGGGTACAATTTTGCCTATACGGTCAGGCCAGTTCCAGTGTGGTAATAGGTGTGCCATTGGCAGTTCCGGTCGCCAGGCGGCCTGATAGAGATAAAATCGATCTTTCTTAAATCCAGCCAGATCTATAATGCCAAAATATGAGCTGCGCGAACTGTAATAGGGAGTAGGCTCGCCTATATAATCCCAGCCGCTCCATACAAAGCCGCCGGCAACATAGGGGTGTGCATACATGGTAGCCAAAACTTTTTCTGCCGATGAGCCAAAGTCTACGCTGTAAAGTTCGTATGCGCTTACCTGGTGCTTTTTACTGTCGCCACCCAATCCATCTTTCACCGGTGCACTGGTGCCGCTAAATACAGGGAAATAATACTCGCCTCTGCTGCTCAGTGCCGCTGCGTTTTCTGTGCTGATAATCACTTTATCCGGAAACTTGCTATGGAACGCCGGATACAGCGGTGGCGTGCTGATGCCTTTAAGCCCTTTATAAGCATCGGCATCCCTGATACCTTCGCCCTGGTAGTTCAGGCCAATAACATCAACAACGGCCGGGAGGGGCATATCCGGCTTGGCATAGTTCATGGCTGCGGTTGATGGGCGTGTGCTGTCTTCCTCTTTCAAAATGCGATAAAGGCGTTTGGCTACCGATGCTCCCTTTTCGCCGGTATATTGTTCGCCAACTTCGTTACCAAAGCTCCACATCAATACCGAGGGATGGTTACGGTCTCTTCTGGCCAGGGCGCGCAAATCCTGCTCGCTCCATTCGTGGAAGATGAGGTGAAAATCAAGCGGTGTCTTTTTGGTTTCCCAGTCGTCAAAAATTTCATCTATCACCATAAAGCCCATTTCATCGGCAAGGTCCAGCAGCTCTGGCGCTGGTGGATTATGCGCCAGGCGAATAGCATTGCAGCCCATTTCACGCAGTTCAACCAACTGGCGTCTGGCTGCCTGACGGTTAAACGCAGTGCCGAGAGCCCCCAGATCATGGTGTTGGTTAACGCCTTTGATGTAAATATGCTCTCCGTTTATAAATACGCCTTCGTTGGGGTCAAAGCGAATTTCCCGGACGCCAAACGGTGTCTCGTAGCTGTCAACCGGCTGGCCATTCTGATATACGGTAGTTACCGCCACATAACGATTGGGCTTTTGTGTAGGCCGAGGCCCCCAGAGTTTGGGCTGAGGGATGGTTGCTGTGGCATTAATGGTATCAGCCTGATTGCCGGAGATGGTTACTTCCATATTTTTAATCCGGGCAACGGGTTGGCCAACTTTCTGGCCTGATGCACCTAGAAGATAAATGGCTGTGCCGATGCTTACCTGCTGATTTTTACTTGATGTGTTATCTACAGACACCCTCAACCCAACCGTCGCTGCAGCTGGCGACAACTGTTTGGTGATAACCGTTGTTCCCCACTGGCTCACATGAATTTTGTTTTGTTTGTTGAGCCATACATTACGGTAAATCCCCGCCCCGGGATACCACCGTGATGATGCCGGAGGGTTATCCAGGCGGATAGCCAGCTGGTTATCGCCACCGGGAATAACGTAAGGACTAAGATCCAGCTGCCATGAACTGTAACCATAAGGCCAGCCGCCAACCAGTTTGCCGTTAAGCCAAACCATAGCGTATGACATGGCGCCTTCAACCTCCAGATAAATAGCCTTACCGGCATCAGCTTTACTGATGTTTAACTTTTTGCGGTACCAGGCCACACCCTGCACCGGGAGCCGCCCCATGCCACCGCCTATAATGGCATTATCGGCGGTGTAAAAAGGTCCTTTTATGGCCCAATCGTGGGGCAGATCAACAAATTGCCAATTGCTGTCGTTAAAGTCGCCTTTCACAAATGGGAACTGGCCGCCTGGATTGCCCTTGGGCCTGATATATCTTTTGGCCGGGTCTCTGATAAAAGCATTGCCGCTGGGCATAATCCAGGGTTTTAAAACTTTGGCGTCGGCTTTTATGGACACGGCATCGGTGGGCCTGGCATCAGCGGG
This region of Mucilaginibacter yixingensis genomic DNA includes:
- a CDS encoding RagB/SusD family nutrient uptake outer membrane protein, which encodes MKRVYKRYFQTAALAAVTLAGCNKILDEKPRATFTPDFFSTQAGVQGGITSLYGHLRYMYGNGYFINSNEAGTDEETWAQLADANTKNIDFSGVGTINKQTDNSGIVWNNNFPDINTASGVIENGGKVGVSDALIAEARFFRAFDYFLLVQTFGGVPLDLGAGELKFNTSTVRTSKRNTVPEVYTKAIFPDLLTAINNLPTTARVTGGLTKNVARLILAKAYLTYGWWLQNPNNIPTYPDAPRTDPGGHDATYYFNQAYTVAAAGIEAPSPYGLQPTFYDVNVATNDRNNEVMLYADHTQSSSQYNGGDLSYSSGGFSTDNFASWFQQWNYTIITSSKTNTSWSAYNSVQRAAVQSLGRPWTLLAPPQAVFKVAFADKVNDSRYDGTFVTKYHCNMKEAGYAGSTLYNANFLPIGEGDVVLSFLDNDVTGVDYSNSTYKSSVGAGVLPGRADFVIEPSKISRIAYPANFKLGPYRTDNNGGLGSPNGSSTRPFPAVKFSEFFFIAAEAAVKGATTRAISGTYSNDGTARGLINVLRARAGKWRFDNGNQVTKVQDNSAAMTAATPAVIDINYILAERTREYFGEGYRWFDLVRTQKWTELSSTLQIAGATNPNDFNDHSVGTFTRTIVPTNYLRPIPQSQIDALDMSAADKAAYQNPGY
- the galB gene encoding beta-galactosidase GalB; translation: MKFPKHQPIVLKQLRYVAMLTIALLALKNNGICQSVSVKPEATRQHISINNGWKFFRYPEGATPDSLIYDARPSFENRDGGPADARPTDAVSIKADAKVLKPWIMPSGNAFIRDPAKRYIRPKGNPGGQFPFVKGDFNDSNWQFVDLPHDWAIKGPFYTADNAIIGGGMGRLPVQGVAWYRKKLNISKADAGKAIYLEVEGAMSYAMVWLNGKLVGGWPYGYSSWQLDLSPYVIPGGDNQLAIRLDNPPASSRWYPGAGIYRNVWLNKQNKIHVSQWGTTVITKQLSPAAATVGLRVSVDNTSSKNQQVSIGTAIYLLGASGQKVGQPVARIKNMEVTISGNQADTINATATIPQPKLWGPRPTQKPNRYVAVTTVYQNGQPVDSYETPFGVREIRFDPNEGVFINGEHIYIKGVNQHHDLGALGTAFNRQAARRQLVELREMGCNAIRLAHNPPAPELLDLADEMGFMVIDEIFDDWETKKTPLDFHLIFHEWSEQDLRALARRDRNHPSVLMWSFGNEVGEQYTGEKGASVAKRLYRILKEEDSTRPSTAAMNYAKPDMPLPAVVDVIGLNYQGEGIRDADAYKGLKGISTPPLYPAFHSKFPDKVIISTENAAALSSRGEYYFPVFSGTSAPVKDGLGGDSKKHQVSAYELYSVDFGSSAEKVLATMYAHPYVAGGFVWSGWDYIGEPTPYYSSRSSYFGIIDLAGFKKDRFYLYQAAWRPELPMAHLLPHWNWPDRIGKIVPVHVFTSGDEGELFVNNISQGRKRLGKNEYRLRWDSVSYQPGKIKVVTYKNGKPWATDSLATAGPMFKLKLMIDSTGSDEPNKKLAFIKVCVTDQSGMVVPTANIPFSVSLTGDAEIIATDNGDATDMTSFAATKRNTFNGWGLIVLKAKPGQTAKTKVSVVSDGLKSDAISLKVKDGEFVE